Genomic segment of Bdellovibrio bacteriovorus:
TCCGGAGGAACGATAGAAGGAGCCAAATCATTACCGACGGAAATATCTGTAATGACAGAACCTAGTGAAGCCATGATTCCAAAAGCCGAAAGCAGCGCGAAAAGAGGAATGGTAAGAGGGCTGTGAATTTGAATTGCAACCGCGCCGTGCACGACCTCGTCTAATACGAAAAAGGTCATCACTCCCCCCAAGACGGCGAAGAACTGAATCCACACTCCAGTCTTGATAATGCGCACTCTTTGATTGGCGTCGATCCATCGTCCTATCCAGGGAGTCAAAAGGAAGCTTCCGATTTTAATGATCAAATAATAAAGAGCGGCGATTTGAATCTTGCCCGGGAATACATGAAGAAGCGCAAAAGGCATTACAAAGTCCCACGCTTGATCACCAGATCTGGTTAATAAACGCCCTAACAAAAGTTGATTTTCAGTTTTTAAGATTTTTTTCATCAGTCTTGACATCCTATCCCCGGGGAGGGGATATTTAGCACATGTCACACAAAAAGCAACATACAAGTCACGAAGAAGTCTCTAAAAGATTGAAGCGAGCCAAAGGACATCTTGAAACCGTGATCAATATGATTGAAGACGAACGCGAGTGCATTGATGTCGCACGTCAGCTTCATGCCGTTGCTAAAGCCATTGCCGCCGCAAAAAGTGTTTACATCCATGATCACATCGAACACTGCTTAGATGGCAATCACAAAGACATAGACCTCGACGAAATCAAAGAAATCACGAAATACATCTAAGTGAATCATGGTCTTGAGCATTTTTGAGTGGTTGGCTCATACTCCAAAGAAATATCTATCCGCCCTCAACCCAATTTATTGGGCGAGCTTTGAAAAAAGCTTTATTCTTCAACTGAATCTTCTTCAATTTATCTGGGAATTCTGTACGAATTAACTCCTGATACTCCTGTATGGAGGTTGCCTCTGCTCCATCAAGGCTGACAGCCCCGGAGTAGATTAAAACAAGCTCAATGGCGGTCTCATTTCCCGCCCTTAACAAAGGCCGAAGTTTTTCATCAGTTGCGCTTCCGGTAGTGTAAGAGCAGTTCTCAAAACGTGTTTTTCTTCCGCAGAAATCCGCAGCGCCTTCGAACAAACTTATATTGCTCGTACTGATTGGGCGTTTCCGCTTTACGCTCAATTTTTTAATTCTTTCCGTAACAAGCTTTCCGTCCTTTGCTAAGCCCGACTTAAGATATTTCAGATAAAGACTTATTATTTCACGTTCTTCTTTATCATCTATGACTTCTAAATGATTTTGAACGTCGTCATAAAGTAGCATGAATTTTGATTCAGCCATTGCAACCTGGGAAGCAAACGATAGCGCCGTAAAAATAGTTATCTTTATAAAACTCATTTACCTACTGCCTTTGACAAGTATGTTTACCCGCGTTAGATCTTCACCATTGCGCGTTTTCCAAAACAAAATATCTCCGTCATCTTGTTCAAATGAAATCAACAATTGATACTGATCATCCGACACGAAAGGAAAATCCTCTTCTGCAACCTGTTGTCGCAGCTGTGATGGAAGCTCATCTGCACTTAAATAAAATACTGAGCGAAGTTTACCTTCTGGTTTAAATCCTAACTGCTCTCTGTCATTTGTGTACTTGGAATAGATGTTACGATACGCCTCTAAGGAGTAAGTCAAACTTTTAAGATTCGCCTGCATTTCTGAATAGCGGGCCTGCTGTATCTTTTCCTTTACAACGAACAAACCACCAACAATCAACGCTACCACAGAACATTTCAAAAAATAGTTTAAGATTTTATGAAAGACTGACATTCCTTTATTGTACGGACTCACATAGACTAAACAATGTTTATATTTAAATTTCTCATTAAATGAAAGCAGTGGCTTCTCGTGCACTTTTCGCCGATGTTTATCTCATTCTGATGTACGATTCTTATCTTTTTGATTCGGATTTGGCTTATCGGAAATCTTACTTGTTGAGCGAGGACCAGGACCGCTGTTCACGTGAACCTCTGGATGTCTTGCTGCTTCTTCTTGTTTTACGTCATCGGCGTCGCGAGATCTTTCTTTTGAGCTCATAAATCCTCCATGATGAATGCAATTCTCGCACAATGAATGACGACAAAAAACTTTTGATTCAGGGTCTTGTGACGTTGCACTGTTAGAAGGGCTCAAGAAAGCAAATCGTTTTTGATTATGACGAAGAACAAACGCATTAAGGTCGTTCCCGACCTTTTGTTAGTTACTCGAACTTCACGACTATATTTCTCTGCAGTCTACTATCCTCTGCTTTTACACCTGGAAGAAGTACCACGGCACCTTCTGACCACGAATGCACTCGAACGGTTTCAGCAACATAGTATTCTGTAGAAAGTGTGTTAATAGCACCTGTGCCTTTGATCGATCCTGCTTCAGTGATTTGCGCATATCCTACTTGCAGATCAGTCACTCCAACAGTTAAGTCCGAATTCATAAGATAGGTAAAAAAGCGAAGATTGTCGTTTTCATCAAAACTGATATCAGAATAGGTCGGAGATTTTCCTGGGAAAAGTGTTGTAGGAAGTTCGAGACCGCCGACGGAATTAAAGCTTGTATCTAGGACACCACTGTCATTAATTCTTGTAATATAAGTTCCTAGCGACGTCGGTGAAGTCAATATAAGGATCGGCATCACAACACGGTCCTTACTATCCATCTGGAAAGAGGTGGTCCCCATCAACGCCATAAAGTTCGGATCTAAAATTGAACTATTCCACTCCCCGTTCGTTCCGTATGTGGAATCCAAAACTCCAGCGGTTGTTAGTCGGAGCAACGTTATTGGAGGCAAAGATGACGTGAAGGGTCTCAATGGAAAAACACCGGCTACAACAGCTCTCCCTTTAGAATCGATAAAGAGATTGAATGGCAAGTACGATTGGTTGACCATGGCATCTAGTTGAACTGAAATAAATTTTCCATCCGTTCCATACGTCGTATCCAGAACTCCGGAGGAATTTAAACGAGCAACAGCGACACGTGGATACTCGACGTTAGAGATAATCTCTGCAATATAAAGTCCCACATAGATACTGCCGCTTCCATCTACTTTGACGTCAATGCTTTTAGTAATTTCAGCAGACTTCGTGGCTAGATACATGCGAGGCTGGTAAGTGTCAAAATCGACGTTGTTTGATCCGGCAAAAGAAGCGTCGGCAGATCCGCTAGATAAATAACGACGAACGATCAGTCGAGAAACGGCTCCCGTATCATAGACAGCCCCCACAACGACTATTCTTCCCTGTGAATCGATGTCAAAAGAACCATACACGACGTCTTGAATAGCCAAATGACCTTGATCCGCAAAGCTCGTATCTAATGAACCCGTTGTTTTGAAGCGGCTGATATAAGCAATGTTACCGTCCTCTAAGGCAGAGATCGTCTGCATCACGTAGATGCGGCCTTCTTTATCAATAGAGGTTTTTTGTATTAAACCAGGCAAAGGAGTTAACACGCGGAAATCAAAAACTTTGGTCCCCGTGGTGTTGAACGATGCATCCCACGATCCGTTAAGATTGAGCTTCTTCATCCAGGCTTCTGATCTGGGCAGCGTGGTTGTCGCGTCGTCGTAACTAAGCTCCGCATAGTCGATCACATAAATCGCACTAGCGTCTGCCACCGTGCTTGAACTGTATAAGTAATTGAGATTGAAGACGCCATCCCAAGAGAAAATCCCGGCTGTGCCAAAAGTCGCATCAAATGCGCCGCCTGAGGTAAGACGCCACAGAAGGCCTTTTTTAACTGAAGTTCCATAATTGCGACCGATTCCAGAGACATAAATATTATTGCTGGCATCGATCCACATTGTATCTGGAGTTTCATAAAAGTTTGCACCGAGCGACGCCGCTGTTCTAGAGCCCGAAGCTCCGAAAGTGGTATCCGCAGATCCTGCGGAGGTTCGTTTCCAAACGATAAAGTCGCCACTGCTGGAGGTGCCTGTATGTCCCGCGACTAGAATACTTCCATCTGCAAGAACCAAAACACTGCGTGCGTGCGATTCGGATCCTGAAAGAATGCTGATTCCATTTGTTCCGAAGGTGGCATCCAGGTTTCCGTTTAATTCAATTTTCCAAAGCTGGGCTTGATCGTTGGCACTCATCCCTGCAGCCGTTCCCCGGTAGCCCGCGATGAGCGCTCGCGTCCCCCCATCACTGAAGGCAAGATCATAGCCACCTGAAAATCCGGAGGTGACTCCACCACTCACTGTTCCCCCAAGGACCAGCTCTCCACTTCCCGCCAAAGAGGTATCTAGATCACCATCATCATTAAAACGCCACACCATCGCGCGAGTACTGCTTGTGCTTGTATCGACAATGCGCGAGCCGACGACCCAAATACGCTCTGACAAGTCCACGTGTATTTTTCGCGGCAGAACTTGGCCATCGTATTCGATAGAAGCCTTCCCTTGATCTGCGAAAGAGGTATCAAGAGCTCCGGTACTTAGAAAGCGATAGAGGTTTAAGTTTGTAACGTCTTGGGGACCCAATCCCGAACTGTTCGAAGCAAAAAGAATACGCCCCATTGAATCAAGAGCAAAAATATAACGAGCTCCCGGATAGAGGCTGTTACGCAGTCTTTCAATAGCAGGTACAACAACTCCA
This window contains:
- a CDS encoding metal-sensing transcriptional repressor; this encodes MSHKKQHTSHEEVSKRLKRAKGHLETVINMIEDERECIDVARQLHAVAKAIAAAKSVYIHDHIEHCLDGNHKDIDLDEIKEITKYI
- a CDS encoding delta-60 repeat domain-containing protein, translated to MKYQWHVFLRVFGLVFSTILLGCSLDVQLSPANSLAPYEFKGVLDSSYAPDEKLSGQIAYNLNAQEEPLAAFEDGNGKILFVSRSGDSLSFSKFNKDGSLVTSFGSGGVVVPAIERLRNSLYPGARYIFALDSMGRILFASNSSGLGPQDVTNLNLYRFLSTGALDTSFADQGKASIEYDGQVLPRKIHVDLSERIWVVGSRIVDTSTSSTRAMVWRFNDDGDLDTSLAGSGELVLGGTVSGGVTSGFSGGYDLAFSDGGTRALIAGYRGTAAGMSANDQAQLWKIELNGNLDATFGTNGISILSGSESHARSVLVLADGSILVAGHTGTSSSGDFIVWKRTSAGSADTTFGASGSRTAASLGANFYETPDTMWIDASNNIYVSGIGRNYGTSVKKGLLWRLTSGGAFDATFGTAGIFSWDGVFNLNYLYSSSTVADASAIYVIDYAELSYDDATTTLPRSEAWMKKLNLNGSWDASFNTTGTKVFDFRVLTPLPGLIQKTSIDKEGRIYVMQTISALEDGNIAYISRFKTTGSLDTSFADQGHLAIQDVVYGSFDIDSQGRIVVVGAVYDTGAVSRLIVRRYLSSGSADASFAGSNNVDFDTYQPRMYLATKSAEITKSIDVKVDGSGSIYVGLYIAEIISNVEYPRVAVARLNSSGVLDTTYGTDGKFISVQLDAMVNQSYLPFNLFIDSKGRAVVAGVFPLRPFTSSLPPITLLRLTTAGVLDSTYGTNGEWNSSILDPNFMALMGTTSFQMDSKDRVVMPILILTSPTSLGTYITRINDSGVLDTSFNSVGGLELPTTLFPGKSPTYSDISFDENDNLRFFTYLMNSDLTVGVTDLQVGYAQITEAGSIKGTGAINTLSTEYYVAETVRVHSWSEGAVVLLPGVKAEDSRLQRNIVVKFE